Within the Candidatus Acidiferrales bacterium genome, the region GTGGCGCGCCGGTCGTAGAGTCGCGTCTGGTAATCGGGATACCATCCACAATGCCCGATCCAACGACCCATGAAGCGAGCGCGGCGGGCAAACCGGTAACCGGAAGACTTCGGTCCTTCCCGGCGAATTTTCTCAATCGAGGCGCGCAATTCCGGGGTGACGCGCTCGTCAGCGTCCAGAACGAACACCCAATCATGGCTGGCCAGCGTATCGGCGTAGTTGTGCTGCTCGCCGTGAGAAAGAAAGTCGTGCTGATAGACTTTGGCGCCGTGCTTCCTGGCCAGTTCGGCGGTGCGATCCTTGCTCCACGAATCCACGACCATAATCTCATCGGCCCAGGCAAGCGATTCGAGCGCGGCAACGATGTTGTGTTCCTCGTTGAGCGTGTTGATGCGGGCGGTGATCTTCATGGAAGAGGCGCCACTTGCAAACGAGAAAGATTAGCATGGCAGTCGAGAATTGCAAGACGGCGCAAGGATTGGTTATGCTGCCCGCAGCCGGGCGGCTCGATGGGTCGCCCGGCCGACGCCGTGAAAATACTCCACATGGATCTGGGT harbors:
- a CDS encoding glycosyltransferase family 2 protein, whose product is MKITARINTLNEEHNIVAALESLAWADEIMVVDSWSKDRTAELARKHGAKVYQHDFLSHGEQHNYADTLASHDWVFVLDADERVTPELRASIEKIRREGPKSSGYRFARRARFMGRWIGHCGWYPDYQTRLYDRRATQWGGDPPHEEPKVDGPVEIIAGELLHFTKRSLKESLDTLNYFTTLASQDRFRRGRPAASYFKLLLAPPVIFLRSYVWKRGFLDGLPGLVISWLAAFYVFAREAKLREHHLMEARSPNVSEKTR